The Polyangium mundeleinium genome contains the following window.
GCTTGTGGTTCGGCGTCCGAGCCGGCGTCGGTATCGGTCCCCGCATCGCCTGGACACAGGTCGTTCGGAAACAGCGGATCGGGGATGCACGTCTCGAATACGTTCTCAGTGCCGCCACAGCCTTGGAGGACGGATACGATCGCCATCGTCGCGCTGACAGCGCTCAGAAATACGTGGATATACGTTCGGTGCATCATAGTTCACCTGCTAAAAATTCCACAACCCCATTGCTGTCACTGCCGTCATGACGGCCGGCTGATCGGCGACGACTATCTGATTAACGACAATTCGCGTCCTGCTCGACAATGCCAGGACATCAGCCGCTAGACGTACTGCAAAGGCCGAGGCTAGTGGAATCTCCGCTCCCGCCCGTCCCCCAATACCAGGCCGAAATAAGACCTTGGATGTCCCTTCGTAGGGATCCCGGGCGAAGTCAATCTTCATGATTCCAGCGTGGCCAACAGCGCATCCAAAGGCCCATCGCCATCGTCCGCACATGCTTAAAATGCCGCCTGCCGTCATGGCTTGTATCGAGCCATCCTTGATTCCACTGGTCAGCCACGCGGTGCGCGCATCCAACTCGACCGATAAGAATGGACTCGGTCGCACGCCCGCAGATATCGCCATCCCAACGGCGGGAGCCCACGACGCCACCCCCAGCACCATGATCGGCCCCGCGCCGATCGAACCCCTCACGCCTGATTTCTTCCCATCGCTCCCCGGAGGGTCGTCATACCCATACGGATCCTCCTGCTTCGGCAGTGGCTTGCCGTCCACGACCGCCACCGCGCCGGCAATGCCTAGACGTGGATCCCCAAGCGGCTCCATGCGCACCTCGGGGAGGCCGGGGGGCGCTGGGATCGCGGATGGCTCGGGGGAAGGCTTGGCCCTTGGGGTGGGCTCGATCGATGGATCCAAGGGAAGCGGCGTCAGGACGACAGCGACGTCCATGCTCCCGGCCCTGCACGCCGTGAAGATCGCGCGCCCGTCCCGATACCCCGTCAGGCTCGCCCGGATCTCGTGCTCGCCAGGCATGGCGAAAATGAAAAATCCCGTTCGATGCTTCGGATTGATCGATTCGCCGTCGAGCGTTGTCCGTTCCGGTATGTGCGAGATCGTGACGTCCAGCATGCAGACCACGGCGCGGGCCGCGTCGTACGCCGCTTTGAACTGCTCCCGCTCCGCGGGGCTCGCACGCCAATCACGGTTCACGGCATCATGCAGAAGATCGGCCCCCTTGGCCGGCCTCCCTGCCTTTACGAGCAGGACCCCTAGCCTGCCAGCGATCAACGGATCCGGCCGGACCTTCAATGCTTCGGAGTAGGCGAGCACCGCGTCGGCAATCTGCCCCGAGGCCCGCGCGCGGTCGCCCCGCAGCACGTACTCTGCGAAGCGCGCTTCATCGGCAGCCGCCTGGATCGTCTCTGGATCCAGCTCGCCAGGCTCGGGCGCGTCGTCTGCTCGTGCAGGCGCGGCGAACCCGAGGAGCCCGAGGAGCCCGACGACCGAGAGACAGCCCATCCGCATGGCGCGAGTTTAGACAAACCGAGCAAGTGGGGCAAGGGGTTCGAGAAAGACGAACCCCGGCACAATAAACGCGCGGAATCCTCGATTATCGCCCGTCTTTGGGGTCGTGGGTCCTTCCTCGGAGAACCTCGTCGACCGCCCGTTCCGCCTCGGGAGTCAAGGTAAACGACGTGGCGAGGGGCCGAGGAGCAGGACGGATGGGAGCCGCGTCCACGGCCGGAGCGGGAGTCGGCGCAGGGGGCTCGATCGAGGCGACGGGCTCTTGTACGTGGTCGAAGATGACCAGCACGTAGGG
Protein-coding sequences here:
- a CDS encoding tetratricopeptide repeat protein — translated: MRMGCLSVVGLLGLLGFAAPARADDAPEPGELDPETIQAAADEARFAEYVLRGDRARASGQIADAVLAYSEALKVRPDPLIAGRLGVLLVKAGRPAKGADLLHDAVNRDWRASPAEREQFKAAYDAARAVVCMLDVTISHIPERTTLDGESINPKHRTGFFIFAMPGEHEIRASLTGYRDGRAIFTACRAGSMDVAVVLTPLPLDPSIEPTPRAKPSPEPSAIPAPPGLPEVRMEPLGDPRLGIAGAVAVVDGKPLPKQEDPYGYDDPPGSDGKKSGVRGSIGAGPIMVLGVASWAPAVGMAISAGVRPSPFLSVELDARTAWLTSGIKDGSIQAMTAGGILSMCGRWRWAFGCAVGHAGIMKIDFARDPYEGTSKVLFRPGIGGRAGAEIPLASAFAVRLAADVLALSSRTRIVVNQIVVADQPAVMTAVTAMGLWNF